One Phaseolus vulgaris cultivar G19833 chromosome 2, P. vulgaris v2.0, whole genome shotgun sequence DNA window includes the following coding sequences:
- the LOC137811584 gene encoding two-component response regulator ARR11-like, protein MTLLSNNMDNGCFSSPRHEAFPAGLRVLVVDDDPTWLRILEKMLKKCLYEVTTCCLAIEALKKLRERKDAYDIVISDVNMPDMDGFKLLEQVGLEMDLPVIMMSVDGETSRVMKGVQHGACDYLLKPIRMKELRNIWQHVFRKRMHEARDFESHEGFEALHLMMNGSDQSDDGNLFAVEEITSIKKRKDADNKHDDKEFGDHSPSKKARVVWSVDLHQKFVKAVNQIGFDKVGPKKILDLMTVPWLTRENVASHLQKYRLYLSRLQKENDQKSSSSGIKHSDSPSKDPGSFSLLNTANNKQQNDVAIDSFSHSDGSLLFQMDAPSHEGDLKGVVSEPTTEKSRTPPKSSQMSLNQPFSSLESSEASHAVFDCTIPTRYSWGEFPKGPLKEEQKAIVQLEDSFSQLPLNGTRQHIQVDQSQSIASINSNPSITEEEVAPSLDIKPLYAGYKNDYVSPVSSIGSAVDTFPNQSKSLIVSDESSEPIFTSNLGLKTHGFDLDCISDLDFYQRNLLLGGEAASAPLEDDLNFFLLQADWYNMNFGQQNINMSECYDPRLVAEAPSYFYDSSDYSSVDQSLFIA, encoded by the exons ATGACACTTCTCTCCAACAACATGGACAATGGTTGCTTCTCTTCGCCACGCCATGAGGCTTTTCCGGCTGGTCTGCGAGTTCTCGTTGTGGATGATGATCCAACATGGTTGAGGATCCTTGAAAAGATGCTCAAGAAGTGCTTGTATGAAG TGACTACATGTTGTTTAGCAATAGAGGCTCTGAAAAAACTTCGTGAAAGGAAAGATGCATATGACATAGTGATCAGCGATGTCAATATGCCTGACATGGATGGTTTCAAACTTCTTGAGCAAGTTGGACTTGAGATGGATCTTCCTGTCATTA TGATGTCTGTTGATGGAGAAACCAGCAGGGTGATGAAAGGTGTCCAACATGGTGCATGTGATTATCTCCTCAAGCCTATAAGGATGAAAGAACTGAGAAACATATGGCAACACGTCTTTAGAAAAAGGATGCATGAAGCAAGAGATTTTGAAAGCCATGAGGGTTTTGAAGCCCTTCATTTGATGATGAATGGATCAGATCAGTCCGATGATGGTAACCTGTTTGCTGTAGAAGAAATTACCtcaataaagaaaagaaaagatgcAGATAACAAACACGACGATAAAGAATTTGGAGATCATTCTCCCTCAAAGAAAGCTAGGGTTGTTTGGTCTGTGGACCTTCATCAGAAATTTGTCAAAGCAGTGAATCAAATTGGATTTGATA AAGTTGGTCCCAAGAAAATTCTTGATTTGATGACTGTTCCCTGGTTGACTAGAGAAAACGTTGCTAGTCACTTGCAG AAATACAGGCTCTACTTGAGTAGattgcaaaaggaaaatgaTCAGAAATCTTCCTCAAGTGGAATAAAGCATTCGGATTCACCTTCAAAAGATCCAGGAAGTTTTAGTTTGCTAAACACTGCAAACAACAAGCAACAAAATGATGTTGCCATTGACAGCTTCAGTCATTCAGATGGAAGTTTACTATTTCAGATGGATGCTCCAAGTCATGAAGGTGATCTGAAGGGAGTCGTGTCAGAGCCTACAACCGAAAAAAGTAGAACACCACCAAAAAGTTCACAGATGAGCCTCAATCAACCCTTTTCATCTTTAGAGTCATCAGAAGCAAGCCATGCAGTATTTGATTGCACCATACCAACACGGTACTCTTGGGGTGAGTTTCCAAAAGGACCACTCAAAGAAGAACAGAAGGCAATTGTTCAATTAGAGGATAGCTTCAGCCAATTGCCATTAAATGGTACAAGGCAGCACATTCAGGTTGATCAATCACAATCGATTGCTTCGATTAATTCTAATCCTTCTATAACAGAAGAAGAGGTTGCCCCCAGCTTAGACATCAAACCTTTATATGCTGGTTACAAGAATGATTATGTGAGTCCTGTGAGTTCAATAGGATCTGCAGTTGACACCTTTCCTAATCAGTCCAAAAGCCTCATTGTGAGTGATGAATCTTCAGAGCCCATTTTCACCTCAAATTTGGGCTTGAAAACTCACGGATTTGATCTAGATTGCATTTCTGATCTGGATTTTTACCAAAGGAATCTATTATTGGGTGGTGAGGCAGCTTCTGCACCTTTGGAGGACGACCTGAATTTCTTTTTGCTGCAAGCTGATTGGTACAACATGAATTTTGGGCAGCAGAATATAAATATGTCAGAATGTTATGATCCAAGGCTTGTTGCTGAAGCCCCTAGCTACTTTTATGATTCTTCAGATTATTCATCGGTAGATCAAAGTCTATTCATAGCATGA
- the LOC137811585 gene encoding probable LRR receptor-like serine/threonine-protein kinase At1g67720 — MGLPSLLLVLTPLLTSLAISQPEEFVSIDCGGSSNYTDNSTGLAWISDSGIMELGISVKVESPNGSMVQYQKRRDFPIDTKKYCYTLRTEERRRYLVRATFQYGSLESGDTYPQFQLYLDATKWATVSIYDASRIYVKEMIIRAPSNSIDVCMCCATTGSPFISTLELRPLNLSMYATDFEDNFFLEVAARINFGAPTEDAVRYPDDPYDRIWDSDLIRRQNYLVGVAPGTERIATTKNIDVETREYPPVKVMQTAVVGRKGVLSYRLNLEDFPANARAYAYFAEIEDLNKNESRKFKLKQPYIADYSNAVVNIAENANGSYTLYEPSYMNVTLEFVLSFSFVMTPDSTRGPLLNALEISKYVEIAAKTDKQDSTVVNAFRLLSSESSKTNEGDPCVPTPWEWVNCSTTTPPRITKIIMSRRNVKGEIPPELSNMEALTELWLDGNLLTGPLPDMSKLINLKIVHLENNKLSGRLSSYLGSLPSLQALFIQNNSFSGEIPAGLVSEKIIFDFEGNPGLYRGNKKHFKMVVGISIGVLVILLILFLVSLVLLLNTRRKASQKKREEKGISGRTNSKPLTGYSFLRGGSLMDENTTCHITLSELQEATENFSKKIGKGSFGSVYYGKMRDGKEIAVKSMSESSCHGNQQFVTEVALLSRIHHRNLVPLIGYCEEECQHILVYEYMHNGTLRDHIHDSSKKKNLDWLARLRIAEDAAKGLEYLHTGCNPSIIHRDIKTGNILLDINMKAKVSDFGLSRLAEEDLTHISSIARGTVGYLDPEYYASQQLTEKSDVYSFGVVLLELISGKKPVSAEDYGAEMNIVHWARSLTRKGDAMSIIDPSLNGNAKTESIWRVVEIAMQCVEHHGASRPKMQEIILAIQDALKIEKGTENKLKSPSSSSFSGSSSSKPHSSRKTLLTSFLEIESPDVSNGCLPSAR; from the exons ATGGGTTTACCTTCTCTCCTTCTTGTTTTAACTCCTCTGCTGACATCATTGGCTATTTCCCAACCTGAAG AGTTTGTGAGCATTGATTGTGGGGGATCAAGTAATTACACTGATAACAGCACGGGGTTGGCATGGATCTCAGACTCTGGGATCATGGAACTTGGCATTTCAGTGAAAGTGGAAAGTCCAAATGGAAGCATGGTGCAATATCAAAAGAGGAGAGACTTTCCCATAGACACCAAGAAGTACTGTTACACACTGAGGACAGAGGAGAGAAGAAGATACTTGGTGAGAGCAACGTTTCAGTATGGAAGCTTGGAGAGTGGAGACACGTACCCTCAGTTTCAGCTCTACTTGGATGCAACCAAGTGGGCTACTGTGTCAATATATGATGCCTCAAGAATATATGTTAAGGAAATGATAATCAGGGCTCCCTCAAATTCTATTGATGTCTGTATGTGCTGTGCTACTACTGGTTCTCCTTTCATTTCCACTCTTGAGTTGCGACCCTTAAATCTTTCAATGTATGCCACGGATTTTGAAGACAATTTCTTCTTAGAAGTTGCTGCCAGAATAAATTTTGGTGCTCCAACTGAAGATGCTGTCAG GTACCCGGATGATCCATATGATAGAATTTGGGATTCTGATCTCATTAGAAGGCAAAATTATCTTGTTGGGGTAGCCCCAGGCACGGAAAGGATTGCCACTACAAAGAACATAGATGTAGAGACAAGAGAATACCCACCTGTTAAAGTAATGCAAACTGCAGTTGTTGGCAGAAAAGGAGTACTCAGCTACAGATTGAACCTGGAAGACTTCCCTGCCAATGCTCGGGCTTATGCATATTTTGCAGAGATTGAAGATTTGAACAAGAATGAGAGTCGAAAATTCAAATTAAAGCAACCTTATATAGCTGACTATAGCAATGCAGTGGTCAACATTGCTGAGAATGCCAATGGGAGCTACACTTTATATGAACCAAGTTACATGAATGTTACTCTAGAATTTGTTTTATCATTCTCCTTTGTTATGACCCCAGATTCCACTCGAGGACCTCTTCTGAATGCTCTGGAAATAAGCAAATATGTAGAGATTGCTGCAAAGACAGACAAACAAGACT CAACCGTTGTAAATGCATTTCGGTTATTGTCGTCTGAAAGTTCCAAGACAAATGAAGGTGATCCTTGTGTTCCAACTCCTTGGGAATGGGTGAATTGTAGTACCACCACACCGCCAAGAATTACAAAAAT AATTATGTCGAGAAGAAATGTGAAAGGTGAAATCCCACCTGAGCTTAGCAACATGGAAGCATTGACAGAGTT GTGGTTAGATGGCAACCTTCTTACTGGACCATTACCTGACATGAGTAAACTTATCAATCTAAAGATTGT GCATTTAGAGAACAACAAGTTGTCTGGTCGACTATCGTCTTACCTTGGTAGTTTGCCAAGCTTACAAGCACT GTTCATACAGAACAACTCATTTAGTGGGGAAATACCAGCTGGATTAGTGtctgaaaaaattattttcga CTTTGAAGGTAATCCTGGACTATACAGAGGGAACAAGAAGCATTTTAAGATGGTAGTGGGAATTTCAATTGGAGTACTAGTGATCcttttaatattattcttgGTAAGTTTGGTGCTATTGCTCAATACACGGAGAAAGGCATCTCAAAAGAAACGTGAGGAAAAAG GCATTTCTGGACGGACTAATAGTAAACCTTTAACTGGATACTCATTTCTTCGGGGTGGAAGTTTAATGGATGAAAATACTACTTGCCATATTACACTGTCAGAGTTGCAAGAAGCTACTGaaaatttttcaaagaaaattgGAAAAGGAAGCTTTGGATCTGTTTACTATGGGAAAATGAGAGATGGAAAAGAAATTGCAGTTAAGAGCATGAGTGAATCGTCCTGCCATGGGAACCAGCAATTTGTTACCGAG GTGGCCCTCTTGTCCAGAATTCATCACAGAAATTTGGTTCCCTTGATAGGATATTGTGAAGAAGAATGTCAGCATATTCTGGTGTACGAGTATATGCACAATGGCACTTTACGGGATCACATTCATG ATAGTTCCAAGAAGAAGAACTTAGACTGGTTAGCTCGTCTTCGTATTGCAGAAGATGCAGCTAAAG GTCTTGAATACTTACACACAGGATGCAATCCTAGCATCATTCACCGTGATATAAAGACAGGGAACATTCTCCTGGACATAAATATGAAAGCAAAAGTATCAGACTTTGGACTCTCTCGATTAGCTGAAGAAGATTTAACCCATATATCAAGCATTGCACGAGGAACTGTAGGCTACTTGGATCCTGA GTACTATGCAAGTCAGCAATTGACAGAAAAGAGTGACGTATACAGTTTTGGAGTTGTTCTGCTGGAACTGATATCTGGAAAAAAACCTGTGTCAGCTGAAGATTACGGTGCTGAAATGAACATTGTTCATTGG GCTAGATCTTTAACTCGTAAAGGAGATGCAATGAGCATCATTGACCCTTCTCTGAATGGGAATGCTAAAACTGAGTCCATTTGGAGGGTGGTAGAAATTGCCATGCAATGTGTGGAACACCATGGTGCCTCAAGGCCAAAGATGCAAGAAATCATTTTGGCCATACAAGATGCTCTAAAGATAGAAAAAGGAACAGAAAATAAGCTAAAATCAccatcttcatcatcattttcaggtAGCAGCAGTTCAAAGCCACACTCTTCACGCAAAACTTTACtcacaagctttcttgaaattGAGAGCCCTGACGTGTCAAATGGTTGCCTCCCATCAGCAAGATAA